In candidate division KSB1 bacterium, a genomic segment contains:
- a CDS encoding glycosyltransferase translates to MKILMLLPQPFFEPRGTSFSSLHRLRALADMGHHVDLLTYPFGRDISHPNVRIVRIPRLPFVRGARVGPSKEKLLLDLVWMIPWSVRMVLHTRYDLIHSHEEACFWGAVLAKWRGIPHLYDMHSSLPQQLVNFRYTTSGLALGFFRWAEKKTLRNARGVIAICPELARHAATVAPCTPITVIENVLEVADPPNSVRKSPEELRRQYHLDGRRVVLYTGTFEPYQGIDLLIDAAAEVVRRFPTALFLLVGGRPEQVTHYRRQAEERGVSAHCLFAGAVPPERIKDFYRVADVLVSPRFEGTNTPLKIYSYLRSGVPIVATDHLTHTQVLNNRVAMLTGISPTALADGIVSVLGDAALATRLARAARALAEERYSPAVYHDKLRTLLEQVVDGPSRHHR, encoded by the coding sequence GTGAAGATCTTGATGCTTTTGCCACAGCCATTCTTTGAACCCCGTGGTACTTCTTTTAGCTCGCTCCATCGCCTGCGCGCCTTGGCCGACATGGGGCATCATGTGGACTTGCTCACCTACCCTTTCGGCCGCGACATCAGCCACCCCAACGTGCGCATCGTACGCATCCCTAGGCTGCCCTTTGTCCGAGGCGCACGTGTTGGGCCATCGAAAGAGAAGCTGCTCCTGGATCTGGTGTGGATGATCCCTTGGTCGGTGCGCATGGTGCTCCACACTCGTTATGACCTGATTCATTCCCATGAGGAGGCTTGCTTCTGGGGCGCAGTTCTGGCAAAGTGGCGCGGCATACCCCATCTGTACGACATGCATTCCAGCCTCCCCCAGCAACTTGTGAATTTCCGATATACCACTTCGGGCTTGGCCCTGGGATTCTTCCGCTGGGCGGAGAAGAAGACCCTGCGGAATGCTCGGGGCGTAATTGCCATTTGTCCAGAGTTGGCTCGGCACGCTGCCACGGTGGCGCCCTGCACCCCGATCACAGTTATCGAAAACGTTCTTGAAGTGGCCGACCCGCCCAACTCGGTGCGCAAGAGCCCTGAGGAATTGCGCCGGCAGTACCACCTTGACGGACGCAGGGTGGTGCTCTATACGGGGACATTTGAGCCATATCAGGGCATTGACCTGCTCATTGACGCGGCGGCTGAAGTGGTCCGACGATTTCCTACCGCGCTCTTTCTGTTGGTGGGGGGCAGGCCGGAGCAGGTCACTCACTATCGTCGACAAGCTGAGGAGCGCGGCGTTAGCGCTCACTGCCTTTTTGCAGGGGCAGTGCCCCCAGAGCGCATCAAGGACTTTTACCGGGTGGCCGACGTGCTGGTAAGCCCCCGCTTCGAAGGGACGAACACGCCGCTCAAAATCTACTCTTACCTGCGCTCCGGCGTGCCCATTGTGGCCACTGATCACCTCACCCACACGCAGGTCTTGAACAACCGGGTGGCCATGCTGACGGGTATCTCGCCTACTGCGCTGGCGGACGGCATTGTGAGCGTGCTGGGCGACGCGGCCCTGGCCACGCGGCTGGCGCGTGCGGCACGAGCACTTGCCGAGGAGCGTTACAGCCCTGCTGTATACCATGATAAGCTTCGCACCCTGCTGGAACAGGTGGTGGATGGTCCATCCAGACACCATCGTTGA
- a CDS encoding tetratricopeptide repeat protein, which translates to MTTPPHIAQEIIAELEPVLAQHPDSMRFARLADAYIAVGRPDKAVAVCEQGLKYHPRYVTGRLVLARAFIAQREQTKALHALKALLDQDPRHPLAWKCYGDLQHSVGKDEPAELSYAELLNLDPWDEDVRAAYNAMRQHRLSPSEEEAAAPAPSSTAAETPTLSPQPDAVEDRFSYILDDIFHEEQPPPATVEEEETPESEAVDIQEFFWPESEAPETGLEELEPRIEEPPVEPSTSESVSEQLFERVEEPPPVPEALAEEPPAPAPTPQEPTAEEERIVTPTLGEIYAAQGQYAKAISVFTILARKHPDNPRFRERIEQLQRKLDESTGKE; encoded by the coding sequence ATGACAACACCTCCACACATTGCACAAGAAATCATAGCCGAGCTTGAACCGGTGCTTGCTCAGCACCCGGACTCCATGCGCTTTGCCCGACTGGCTGATGCATACATCGCCGTCGGCAGGCCGGACAAAGCGGTGGCGGTGTGCGAACAGGGCCTGAAGTACCACCCTCGCTACGTCACTGGCAGGCTGGTGCTGGCAAGGGCCTTCATTGCGCAACGCGAACAGACCAAAGCCTTACACGCGCTCAAGGCGCTCCTGGACCAGGACCCGCGCCACCCTCTGGCGTGGAAGTGTTATGGAGACTTGCAGCACAGCGTGGGCAAGGACGAACCGGCGGAGCTGAGTTACGCGGAGCTCTTGAACCTGGACCCTTGGGATGAAGATGTGCGCGCCGCATACAACGCTATGCGCCAACACAGGCTCTCTCCCTCCGAGGAGGAAGCCGCCGCGCCGGCGCCTTCAAGCACCGCCGCCGAAACGCCGACCTTAAGCCCTCAGCCTGACGCGGTAGAGGACCGGTTCTCGTACATCCTGGACGACATCTTTCACGAGGAGCAACCCCCTCCTGCAACGGTGGAAGAGGAGGAAACTCCCGAGTCTGAAGCTGTGGACATCCAGGAGTTTTTTTGGCCCGAGTCGGAGGCGCCTGAAACTGGCCTGGAGGAACTTGAGCCAAGGATCGAGGAACCTCCAGTCGAACCAAGCACTTCTGAGTCTGTGAGTGAGCAGCTGTTCGAGAGGGTGGAGGAGCCACCTCCTGTCCCGGAGGCGCTGGCAGAAGAGCCTCCTGCGCCGGCTCCTACGCCCCAGGAGCCCACTGCCGAAGAAGAACGTATCGTCACGCCTACGCTGGGTGAGATTTATGCGGCCCAGGGCCAATATGCAAAGGCCATCAGTGTATTTACGATTCTGGCACGCAAGCACCCAGACAACCCCCGGTTCCGCGAGAGGATTGAACAGCTGCAGCGGAAACTGGATGAGTCCACAGGCAAGGAGTGA
- a CDS encoding penicillin-binding protein activator LpoB, whose product MVFRAPYISVLALVAMLLPSCAYYSFSPGSASHIKTIAIPLFEDRTAEFGIREQMTEALVQEFTRDNTLRIVERDAADSILEGVIVSVTDRAGPYDKQEMVQELKVYITVDVRYFDVKKNQEVWKDRLTQWGAYDPNAGGTAARQEGVSEAIRKLVTEILNRTVAGW is encoded by the coding sequence ATGGTCTTTAGAGCTCCATACATTTCTGTACTGGCCCTGGTGGCGATGCTGCTGCCGTCTTGTGCCTACTACTCTTTTTCCCCAGGGAGCGCCTCGCACATCAAGACCATTGCCATCCCCTTGTTCGAAGACCGCACCGCCGAGTTTGGCATCAGGGAGCAGATGACCGAGGCCCTGGTGCAAGAGTTCACGCGCGACAACACCCTGCGCATCGTAGAGCGAGATGCCGCGGACTCGATACTGGAGGGGGTCATCGTCTCCGTGACCGACCGGGCTGGCCCCTATGACAAGCAGGAGATGGTACAGGAGCTGAAGGTTTACATTACGGTGGACGTGCGTTACTTTGACGTGAAGAAGAACCAAGAGGTCTGGAAGGATCGCTTGACCCAGTGGGGGGCATACGACCCGAATGCGGGTGGCACCGCCGCGCGCCAGGAGGGGGTGAGTGAAGCTATTCGCAAGCTGGTCACTGAGATCCTGAACAGAACCGTAGCAGGGTGGTAG
- a CDS encoding sigma-54 dependent transcriptional regulator: protein MDDQEQTTASWAEETGFVAVSQAMQRVLRAVEQVAPTDISVLITGESGTGKELIAKAIHAASLRNDHPLVVVNCGAIPEGILESELFGHEKGSFTGAIGTRKGYFEIADKGTIFLDEIGEMPLATQVKILRVLEYKEFMRVGGSSTVKVDVRVIAATNKELEAEVKKGTFRQDLFFRLNAVTIHVPPLRERREDIRPMVDLFVRRFCRDNHIEFEGFTESAYHMLENYPWPGNVRQLKNLVESIIVLEKGKRVSDQVLARHLLPPGEGERSLPVPVGKTVEQVEREFIYRALVELRNEIAELRRLIYDGLIAPRGLMPWRGAHPEPVVDVAVDEQHEETVHALRDSEREAIRKALQATNNNRRKAAKLLGVSERTIYRKIKQYGL from the coding sequence TTGGACGACCAGGAGCAGACAACGGCGTCTTGGGCGGAGGAGACAGGCTTTGTCGCGGTCTCCCAGGCGATGCAGCGCGTGCTGCGAGCGGTGGAGCAGGTAGCACCCACCGACATTTCGGTGCTCATCACTGGGGAAAGCGGCACGGGCAAGGAGCTCATTGCCAAGGCCATTCATGCGGCAAGCCTGCGCAACGATCACCCGCTGGTGGTGGTTAACTGCGGCGCCATCCCAGAGGGGATACTCGAATCGGAACTGTTCGGACACGAGAAAGGTTCCTTCACCGGCGCAATTGGGACCAGAAAGGGGTACTTTGAGATCGCCGACAAGGGCACCATTTTCCTGGACGAAATCGGCGAAATGCCTCTTGCCACCCAGGTCAAGATCCTGCGCGTCCTGGAGTACAAGGAGTTCATGCGCGTGGGCGGCAGTAGCACGGTGAAGGTGGACGTGCGGGTCATTGCCGCCACCAACAAAGAGCTGGAAGCCGAGGTCAAGAAAGGCACTTTCCGCCAAGACCTCTTCTTCCGGCTGAATGCGGTCACGATTCACGTGCCCCCTTTGCGGGAGCGGCGCGAGGATATTCGACCAATGGTCGATCTATTCGTGCGCCGCTTCTGTCGCGATAACCACATCGAGTTTGAGGGCTTCACTGAATCCGCCTACCACATGTTGGAAAACTATCCGTGGCCCGGCAATGTGCGCCAATTGAAGAACCTGGTGGAGAGCATCATCGTGTTGGAAAAAGGAAAGCGTGTCTCCGATCAGGTTCTGGCGCGCCACCTGCTGCCCCCTGGCGAAGGAGAACGCAGTTTGCCCGTGCCGGTGGGCAAGACGGTGGAACAGGTGGAACGCGAGTTTATCTACCGCGCGTTGGTGGAGTTGCGCAATGAAATCGCTGAGTTGCGCCGGCTCATCTACGACGGCCTCATCGCACCCCGCGGCCTGATGCCATGGCGAGGCGCCCACCCAGAACCGGTGGTGGATGTGGCCGTAGACGAGCAGCATGAGGAGACTGTCCACGCCCTGCGCGACAGCGAACGGGAGGCGATTCGTAAAGCGTTGCAGGCCACCAACAATAATCGCCGAAAGGCGGCAAAGTTGTTGGGCGTGTCGGAACGGACCATCTATCGCAAAATCAAGCAGTATGGTCTTTAG
- a CDS encoding GDP-mannose 4,6-dehydratase → MRILVTGGAGFIGSHVVDAYIAEGHQVTVVDNLSTGRRENVHPKARFYEMDIRDAALNTVFAEGGFDVVNHHAAQMDVRRSVEDPIYDAQVNVLGTINLLQNCKRYGVRTFLLASTGGAVYGEQNVFPADEEHPTWPACPYGITKLACEKYVHFYGTTYGMRYFILRYANVYGPRQNPFGEAGVVAIFTTRLLTGKEAFIHGDGKQTRDYVYVDDVVRANVLALGAASSDYVNIGTGIETDVNTIFAKLNGLCGAHQKEVHDAPKEGEQRRSVLNIAKAKEVLGWEPEVSLDEGLRRTVAWFRAQLQTAQV, encoded by the coding sequence ATGCGGATACTGGTCACGGGAGGAGCGGGTTTCATTGGTAGCCATGTGGTCGATGCGTACATAGCGGAGGGTCACCAAGTCACGGTCGTGGATAATCTGAGCACGGGGAGGCGCGAGAACGTCCACCCCAAGGCGCGTTTCTATGAGATGGACATCCGGGACGCCGCGCTAAACACGGTGTTTGCCGAAGGGGGCTTTGACGTGGTCAACCACCATGCGGCGCAGATGGATGTGCGGCGCTCGGTGGAAGACCCAATCTATGATGCACAAGTTAACGTACTGGGCACCATTAACCTCCTTCAGAACTGCAAGCGCTACGGTGTGCGTACCTTTCTTCTCGCCTCCACCGGCGGCGCTGTGTATGGGGAGCAGAACGTTTTCCCTGCCGACGAAGAGCACCCGACGTGGCCTGCCTGCCCCTATGGTATCACCAAGCTGGCGTGCGAAAAGTACGTTCATTTCTACGGCACCACCTATGGCATGCGCTACTTCATTCTGCGCTATGCGAATGTATACGGTCCGCGCCAGAATCCCTTTGGGGAAGCGGGCGTGGTCGCCATTTTCACCACTCGTCTGCTGACCGGGAAAGAAGCGTTCATCCATGGCGATGGTAAGCAGACGCGTGACTATGTGTACGTCGATGACGTGGTGCGGGCCAACGTGCTGGCCTTGGGTGCTGCCAGCAGCGACTACGTCAACATCGGTACCGGGATCGAGACGGATGTGAACACCATCTTTGCCAAACTCAATGGGCTATGTGGCGCGCATCAGAAAGAGGTGCACGATGCGCCAAAAGAGGGCGAGCAGCGGCGGAGCGTGCTTAACATCGCCAAGGCCAAAGAGGTACTGGGGTGGGAGCCTGAGGTGAGCTTGGATGAGGGTCTACGGCGGACCGTGGCCTGGTTCCGAGCGCAGCTGCAGACGGCACAGGTGTGA
- the purD gene encoding phosphoribosylamine--glycine ligase, producing the protein MKVLVVGGGGREHALVWKLAQSDQVRKLYCAPGNAGIAQVAECVDIAPTDIRRLVQFARRRRIDLTVVGPEAPLVAGIVDEFQHHGLRIFGPTAAAAELEGSKAFAKEFARRHGIPTAAFATFTDPEAAWRYIDRHPLPVVLKADGLAAGKGVVVCESREQARVALEAIMVQRAFGQAGETVVVEEFLEGEEASLLVVTDGDSYRCLAPAQDHKRLFDGDQGPNTGGMGAYAPAPVVDAQQRRLIEEQLVRPTIQGMLQEGRPYCGVLYFGLMITPQGPRLLEYNCRFGDPETQAVLPLLADDLLVLMNAAIDGELAKVSIKENTAAAVCVVIASAGYPGSYEKGKPIAGLDRQFPENVLIFHAGTRMADGQVLTDGGRVLGVTAVEESIPKAIRTAYGVVKQITFDGAYYRKDIGARALQRLQRT; encoded by the coding sequence ATGAAGGTACTGGTGGTCGGAGGAGGTGGGAGGGAGCACGCCCTGGTCTGGAAGCTGGCCCAAAGCGACCAGGTGCGCAAGCTCTACTGCGCGCCTGGCAACGCGGGCATCGCCCAGGTGGCCGAGTGCGTGGATATTGCGCCCACCGATATCAGGCGGCTGGTGCAATTTGCCCGTCGACGCAGAATCGACCTGACGGTAGTGGGCCCTGAGGCCCCGCTGGTCGCCGGCATTGTGGACGAATTCCAGCACCACGGCCTGCGCATTTTCGGCCCCACCGCTGCGGCCGCCGAGCTGGAAGGGAGCAAGGCCTTCGCCAAGGAGTTTGCGCGACGGCATGGCATTCCCACCGCCGCGTTTGCAACCTTCACGGACCCCGAAGCCGCCTGGCGTTACATCGACCGGCACCCGCTGCCCGTAGTGCTCAAAGCCGACGGCCTGGCTGCCGGCAAGGGCGTCGTGGTCTGCGAGAGCCGCGAGCAAGCCCGCGTCGCCTTGGAGGCGATCATGGTCCAGCGAGCCTTCGGCCAAGCAGGGGAGACGGTGGTGGTGGAGGAGTTCTTAGAGGGCGAGGAGGCCTCGCTCCTGGTAGTGACCGACGGCGACAGCTACCGCTGCCTGGCACCTGCCCAGGATCACAAGCGGCTCTTCGATGGAGACCAGGGCCCCAACACCGGCGGCATGGGTGCCTATGCGCCTGCGCCTGTGGTTGATGCGCAGCAACGTCGCCTCATCGAGGAACAACTGGTGCGACCCACTATTCAGGGGATGCTCCAAGAAGGGCGGCCCTATTGCGGTGTCCTCTACTTCGGGCTGATGATCACCCCCCAAGGACCGCGCCTGTTGGAATACAATTGCCGCTTCGGTGACCCGGAGACTCAGGCGGTGTTGCCACTCTTGGCAGACGATCTGCTGGTGCTCATGAATGCCGCCATTGATGGCGAGCTGGCGAAGGTGTCCATCAAAGAGAACACCGCCGCCGCGGTGTGCGTGGTCATCGCCTCTGCAGGCTATCCTGGTTCCTACGAGAAGGGCAAGCCCATTGCCGGCCTGGATCGCCAGTTTCCCGAGAACGTACTCATTTTCCACGCCGGAACGAGGATGGCTGACGGCCAGGTGCTCACCGATGGCGGGCGAGTACTGGGCGTCACGGCCGTGGAGGAGAGCATCCCGAAGGCGATCCGCACCGCCTACGGCGTGGTCAAGCAGATCACCTTTGATGGCGCCTACTATCGCAAGGACATCGGCGCGCGCGCTTTGCAACGGTTGCAGCGGACGTAG